One Bradyrhizobium sp. ISRA464 genomic window carries:
- a CDS encoding GNAT family N-acetyltransferase, producing MMLPTIRPARPDEYDEIARLWMESWVTTGLAQASDVLLADLRVRLRHEVERGWSLFVADDQGTLAGMLALHLSDNYLDQLFVAPDYHGRSVGRQLLAFTRRQMPDEIWLRCARENEKAWRWYEREGFLFEQEKINPLNGLMMKYYRWKRVPG from the coding sequence ATGATGCTGCCGACCATCCGTCCTGCCCGCCCGGACGAATATGATGAGATCGCCCGCCTCTGGATGGAGAGCTGGGTCACGACCGGCTTGGCCCAGGCCAGCGACGTCCTGCTCGCCGATCTGCGCGTGCGCCTTCGCCACGAGGTCGAGCGCGGCTGGAGCCTGTTCGTTGCCGACGACCAGGGCACCCTCGCCGGCATGCTGGCCCTGCATCTTTCCGACAACTATCTGGATCAGCTCTTCGTCGCGCCCGACTATCATGGCAGGAGCGTAGGACGACAACTGCTTGCCTTCACACGCCGGCAGATGCCGGACGAGATCTGGCTGCGCTGCGCGCGCGAGAACGAAAAGGCCTGGCGCTGGTACGAGCGCGAGGGCTTCCTGTTCGAGCAGGAGAAGATCAACCCGCTGAACGGACTGATGATGAAGTACTACCGCTGGAAGAGAGTTCCCGGCTGA